The Halorhodospira halophila genomic sequence TCGGCGAGGCGCACGAAGGCCTCCACCGAGAGCGTCTCGGCCCGCGCCCCGGGATCGACCCCCGCCGCCTCGAACGCCGCCTCCGCGACCCGCCCCTTGAGGCTGTTGCGCAGCGTCTTGCGCCGCCCGGCGAAGGCCGCCGTCACCACCTCCTGCAGCCACGCCTCGTCCTGGGCCGGCGCCGGCAGCGGACGGTGGGGGACGAGGCGAACAAACGACGACATCACCTTCGGCGCCGGGAAGAACGCCCCGGCCGGCACGTTGAAGCAGCGCTCCACCCGGCAGCGGTACTGCACCATCACCGACAGCCGCCCCCGGGTCCGGCTCCCCGGCGGCGCCACCATCCGATCCACCACCTCCCGCTGGAGGAGCAGGTGCAGATCCTCGATGGTGTCCGCGGCGGCGAGCAGGTGAAACAGGATCGGCGTCGAGACGTTGTAGGGCAGATTCCCCACCACGCGCAGTCGCCCCTGGGCCGGAGCCAGCCCGGCCGGATCCAGCTCCAGGGCGTCACCCTCGATCACCGTCAGGGCAGGGCCGAAACGCTCGCGCAGCCGGGGCGCCAGATCGCGGTCGAGCTCCACCGCCGTCAGGCTGCCCAGGCGTTCGAGCAGCGGCTCGGTCAGTGCCCCCTCGCCGGGGCCGATCTCCAGCAGCGTCTGCCCCTGCCGCGGGGCGATCGCCGTGATCATGCGCTGGATGACCGACGGATCGCGCAGGAAGTTCTGCCCGAAACGCTTACGCGGGCGGTGGCTCAAGCCAGGCGCTCCCGGGCCGCACGGGCCTGGGCACGGACCTGCTCCGGCGCCGTGCCGCCGATGTGGGAACGCGCCGCCACCGAGCCATCGAGGGTCAGGACCGCAAAGACGTCGTCGCCGATGGCCGCGGAGAACTGCCGCAGCTCCTCGAGGCTGAGCTCGGCCAGGTCGCGGTCGGCCTCCGTGGCGTAGCGCACGGCACGGCCGACCACCTCGTGGGCGTCGCGGAAAGCCAGCCCCTGGCGAACCAGGTAATCGGCCAGATCGGTGGCGGTGGCGAAACCGGCCCGGGCCGCCTCGCGGCAGCGTTCGCGGTTGACGGTCAGCGCCGGGACCATATCGGCGAAGGCGGTGAGCGCATCACGGGCCGTATCCACGGCATCGAACAGCGGCTCCTTGTCCTCCTGGTTGTCCCGGTTGTAGGCCAGCGGCTGGCCCTTCATCAGGGTCAGCAGCTGAACCAGGCTGCCCTGGGCCCGGGCGGCCTTGCCGCGCACCAGCTCCGCCACGTCGGGGTTCTTCTTCTGCGGCATGATCGACGAACCGGTGCAGAAGCGATCCGGCAAGTCGATGAAGCCAAACTGCTGCGACGTCCACAGCACCAGCTCCTCGGCCATGCGCGAGAGGTGCACGAGGACCAGGCTGGCGTCGGCACAGAACTCGATGGCGAAGTCGCGGTCACTGACCGAGTCCAGGGAGTTGCGCGTCGGCCCATCAAAGCCCAGCTCGCGGGCGGTCGCCTCGCGGTCGATGGGGAACGAAGTCCCGGCCAGCGCCGCGGCGCCCAGGGGGCACTGGTTGAGCCGGCGACGGCAGTCGGCCAGCCGGTCGCGATCGCGCTCGAGCATCTCGTACCAGGCCAGCATGTGGTGGCCGAAGGTCACCGGCTGGGCCACCTGCAGGTGGGTGAAGCCGGGCATGATGGTGTCGGCCTCGCGCTCGGCCAGATCGACCAGGCCGTTCTGGAAGCGGGCAAGCTCGGCGCGGATGGTGTCGATGGCCTCGCGCAGGAAGAGACGCACGTCGGTGGCGATCTGGTCGTTGCGCGAGCGGCCGGTATGGAGCTTCTTGCCGGCCTCGCCGATGCGCTGGGTCAACCGGTGCTCGATGTTCATGTGGACATCCTCGAGCTGCGGCGACCAGGGGAAGCGCTCCTCGACCACCTCCTGGCGGATCTCGGCCAGGCCCTGGAGGATGGCGTCGCGCTCGGCCTCGGTCAGCACACCGCGCTCGGCAAGCATGCGGGCGTGCGCCTCGGAGCCCTGTATGTCGTGCAGGGCGAGGCGGGCATCGAACTGCACCGAGGCCGAGAAGCGCTCGACGAATGCGTCGGTCGCCTCAGTGAAACGGCCGGTCCACAGCTGCTGGCCGGGGGCTGCGTCTTTCTGGCTCATAGCGGGTGCTCACGATCGCTTTTCAGTGGGCGGAAAGGGTCTCAAGCCGGTCGTCCCGCCCGGCGGGGGCGCCGGCGCGGCCGTCATTGTAGTGCCGAGCGGCCGTCGCGCGCGCCCCCTGCGGCGTCACTATCGGCGACAACAGGTTGAAACCGGGGCGGCATTGCGACGACACTTTAGCGTGTTTTTCTCCGAGT encodes the following:
- the rsmA gene encoding 16S rRNA (adenine(1518)-N(6)/adenine(1519)-N(6))-dimethyltransferase RsmA; this translates as MSHRPRKRFGQNFLRDPSVIQRMITAIAPRQGQTLLEIGPGEGALTEPLLERLGSLTAVELDRDLAPRLRERFGPALTVIEGDALELDPAGLAPAQGRLRVVGNLPYNVSTPILFHLLAAADTIEDLHLLLQREVVDRMVAPPGSRTRGRLSVMVQYRCRVERCFNVPAGAFFPAPKVMSSFVRLVPHRPLPAPAQDEAWLQEVVTAAFAGRRKTLRNSLKGRVAEAAFEAAGVDPGARAETLSVEAFVRLADAARGAPETAAGR
- the argH gene encoding argininosuccinate lyase; the encoded protein is MSQKDAAPGQQLWTGRFTEATDAFVERFSASVQFDARLALHDIQGSEAHARMLAERGVLTEAERDAILQGLAEIRQEVVEERFPWSPQLEDVHMNIEHRLTQRIGEAGKKLHTGRSRNDQIATDVRLFLREAIDTIRAELARFQNGLVDLAEREADTIMPGFTHLQVAQPVTFGHHMLAWYEMLERDRDRLADCRRRLNQCPLGAAALAGTSFPIDREATARELGFDGPTRNSLDSVSDRDFAIEFCADASLVLVHLSRMAEELVLWTSQQFGFIDLPDRFCTGSSIMPQKKNPDVAELVRGKAARAQGSLVQLLTLMKGQPLAYNRDNQEDKEPLFDAVDTARDALTAFADMVPALTVNRERCREAARAGFATATDLADYLVRQGLAFRDAHEVVGRAVRYATEADRDLAELSLEELRQFSAAIGDDVFAVLTLDGSVAARSHIGGTAPEQVRAQARAARERLA